Within Conexibacter woesei DSM 14684, the genomic segment GTCACGGGGCCCTCGCGTCATCTCGACGCCATCGGTCGAACCGTCGATGTCGGCGGCGTGCGCCTGTGGTGCGCGGAGGAGGGCGAGGGTCCGCCGCTGCTCCTGCTCGCCGGGTTCACCGCCGGACACAACGTGTACGAACTTGTCTGGCCGTTGCTGCGCGCGCAGCACCGCGTCATCACGATGGAGCCGCGCGGTCTCGGGCTCTCGGACTGTCCGGATCCGGCCGACAGCGCGTACGGCGTGGACATGTGGGCGACGGATCTCGCCAGCTTCATCGACGAGTACGTCGGCGAACCTGTGCGGATCTGGGCGCAAGGGTTCAGCACGTACCTCGCCATCCGCCTCGCCGCAGTCCGACCGGACCTCGTGACGGCGATGGTGACGTACACCGACGTGTGGGCGCAGGATCCGGCCAAGGACTATGCGTCGATCTGGAAGGTCTACCGCACCATCGTCGAGAACTTCGGGACGACCGGTGCGGGGTCGCGCATGCTGGCCATGCTGTTCGACGTTCCGTCGCCGCCCTGGTTCTACCCGTGGGAGCAGGTCAACGTCGAGCGGATCCTGCATCCCGAGACCGTGGCGGCGACCGTCGGTCACTGCCTCACGGAGGCCGACGTTCGAGCCGACCTCGCCGCGGTCGGCGCGCCGGTCATGGTGCTGCAGGGCGACGGGGACTGGAGCGACGACACCGGCACCGAAGATCGCTCGCTCGCGCTCATGCAGGCCCAGCTGCCGCACTGCGAGGTCTGCGTGCTCCCCGACGTGCACCCCGGGTACGTGCTGATCCAGAGCCCGCGAGAGTGCGTTCGGGCCGTGACCGAGTTCTTCGAGCGGACGGAGCGCGTCACGCCCGAGGGTCTCCGTGTCTGACCGGCCCGTGGCGGTCGCGGGCCCGCTCGGGGCGGTAGGCGCCGCGCTGGCCCACGGACGCTCGCCGGTGGAGATCTGCGAGGGAGCTCTCGCGCGTGCCCGCCGGCCGGAGATCCGCGACGCCTTCATCGCGCTCACGCCGCGCCGCGCGCGGTCCGAGGCGGCCGCGAGCGCGACCCGCCGGGCCGA encodes:
- a CDS encoding alpha/beta fold hydrolase translates to MTAVDPVTGPSRHLDAIGRTVDVGGVRLWCAEEGEGPPLLLLAGFTAGHNVYELVWPLLRAQHRVITMEPRGLGLSDCPDPADSAYGVDMWATDLASFIDEYVGEPVRIWAQGFSTYLAIRLAAVRPDLVTAMVTYTDVWAQDPAKDYASIWKVYRTIVENFGTTGAGSRMLAMLFDVPSPPWFYPWEQVNVERILHPETVAATVGHCLTEADVRADLAAVGAPVMVLQGDGDWSDDTGTEDRSLALMQAQLPHCEVCVLPDVHPGYVLIQSPRECVRAVTEFFERTERVTPEGLRV